Genomic segment of Candidatus Eremiobacteraceae bacterium:
CGGTCCGCAGCAGCTGCCCGACCTCGCGCTCCTTGAGCACCTTGGGCAGCAGCTTATCGCGCTTGGGCGACTCGATGTCGGCCGCAGGGTCGTCATCCCGCTTGTTCTCGCGTTTGAGGAAGCGGTAGAAGGAGCGCAGCGCTGCGATCTTCCGCCGTACCGCCGAACCCGCATAGCCCCGGTTCGACAACAGCTCCTGGATGAAACGGATGATATCCGACTTGCCGGCCTTGAGCAATTGCGGCCAGGCCTTGCCGTGGGGCGACTCTTTGCGTGGATCTTTGGCCAGAAACGCGCCGAACAGCTCGACGTCTCCCGCGTAGGCGGCCACGGACAGCGGACTGCGCCCGCGGCCATGCAAATACCCCGCCCATTCGACGATGAGGGGGTCGGAGGGGAACACGGATTTCTTTCTCGGCATGGCGCACCTCGCAGTCCGACGGCCCTTCCGCTTCTCGTGAGCCGCTATCCCAGAATCCTAGTTTCATGATACCGAAGAAGAAGCGATTGCGCAAGGCCCAGCGCGGCCGGTGAACCTGATTTGCGGGGGCTTCTGCACCGAGCGGGCAATCAGGCTCGGGCATGACGTCGCCCGCGCCAGCGCCTCCGCCAGGCGAGCAGCAATCGAATTGGTGGGTCTTCGGGTGCATCGGAGCAGCCGCGCTCGGTGTGCTCGGCGTATTCGTCCTCTTGGGCTTGATCCTATGGACCGTCTCCCAGCCGGCGCTCCAGGCCCAACGCCGGGCGCCGG
This window contains:
- a CDS encoding site-specific integrase — its product is MFPSDPLIVEWAGYLHGRGRSPLSVAAYAGDVELFGAFLAKDPRKESPHGKAWPQLLKAGKSDIIRFIQELLSNRGYAGSAVRRKIAALRSFYRFLKRENKRDDDPAADIESPKRDKLLPKVLKEREVGQLLRT